The Agromyces atrinae genome window below encodes:
- the tpiA gene encoding triose-phosphate isomerase, translating into MAVNGRTPLLAGNWKMNLDHLQAIAFVQKLAWSLADAKHDFDSAEVAVFPPYTDLRSVQTLVSADKLPIAFGAQDLSVHDSGAYTGEISGAFLAQLDCTYVIIGHSERRTLHGETDEVVAAKTKAALRHGLVPVVCVGETAEDLEKHGPSAVPVAQLRAALDGLAEGSEIVVAYEPVWAIGSGQAATPEQAEQVAAALRPVIAEILGADAAAATRILYGGSVKAANIAGFMREPNVDGALIGGASLDLDEFSSIVRFQKHVGV; encoded by the coding sequence ATGGCTGTGAACGGCCGCACCCCGCTTCTCGCGGGAAACTGGAAGATGAACCTCGACCACCTGCAGGCGATCGCCTTCGTGCAGAAGCTCGCCTGGAGCCTGGCCGACGCGAAGCACGACTTCGACTCGGCAGAGGTCGCCGTCTTCCCGCCTTACACCGACCTGCGCTCCGTGCAGACGCTCGTCTCGGCCGACAAGCTCCCGATCGCCTTCGGCGCGCAGGACCTGTCCGTCCACGATTCGGGTGCCTACACGGGCGAGATCTCGGGTGCGTTCCTCGCTCAGCTCGACTGCACGTACGTCATCATCGGTCACTCCGAGCGCCGCACGCTGCACGGTGAGACCGACGAGGTCGTCGCCGCGAAGACGAAGGCGGCCCTCCGTCACGGACTCGTTCCGGTCGTCTGCGTCGGCGAGACGGCGGAAGACCTCGAGAAGCACGGCCCGAGCGCTGTGCCCGTGGCACAGCTGCGCGCGGCCCTCGACGGCCTCGCCGAAGGCTCGGAGATCGTCGTCGCCTACGAGCCCGTGTGGGCAATCGGTTCCGGTCAGGCGGCGACGCCCGAGCAGGCCGAGCAGGTCGCCGCGGCTCTGCGCCCGGTCATCGCCGAGATCCTCGGCGCCGACGCGGCTGCCGCGACGCGCATCCTCTACGGCGGTTCGGTGAAGGCGGCCAACATCGCCGGCTTCATGCGTGAGCCGAACGTCGATGGCGCACTCATCGGCGGCGCGAGCCTCGATCTCGACGAGTTCTCGAGCATCGTCCGTTTCCAGAAGCACGTGGGAGTCTGA
- a CDS encoding phosphoglycerate kinase gives MALRTIDSLGSLAGKRVVVRCDLNVPLKDGVITDDGRVRASVPTITALVEQGARVVVISHLGRPDGTPDERYSLAPAAHRLGELLGREVAFATDTVGDDAARVVSALTDGDVAVLENLRFNAAETSKDASEREAFAAQLAEFADAVVSDGFGVVHRKQASVFELEKLRPSAAGLLIAAELEVLDRLTETPERPYAVVLGGSKVSDKLGVIGHLLPRVDSLLIGGGMLFTFLAALGHKVGSSLLEADQIETVRGYLAEAERLGVDIVLPTDVVVAEKFGGDAAHVVTAADSIEETPFGSAGLGLDIGPETAARFAEVIRGSKTVFWNGPMGVFELAPFAAGTRTVAEALTQVDGLSVVGGGDSAAAVRALGFTDEQFGHISTGGGASLEFLEGKKLPGLEVLGWL, from the coding sequence ATGGCTCTGCGCACGATTGACTCCCTCGGATCGCTCGCGGGCAAGCGCGTCGTCGTCCGGTGCGATCTGAACGTCCCTCTGAAGGACGGCGTGATCACCGACGACGGTCGTGTGCGGGCCTCCGTACCGACCATCACCGCGCTCGTCGAGCAGGGTGCCCGCGTCGTGGTGATCTCTCACCTCGGCCGCCCCGACGGCACCCCCGACGAGCGCTACAGCCTCGCGCCGGCAGCTCACCGTCTCGGTGAGCTGCTCGGCCGCGAGGTCGCCTTCGCGACTGACACGGTCGGCGACGACGCGGCACGCGTGGTCTCCGCCCTCACCGACGGTGACGTCGCCGTCCTCGAGAACCTGCGCTTCAACGCGGCCGAGACGAGCAAGGACGCGTCCGAGCGCGAGGCGTTCGCCGCGCAGCTCGCCGAGTTCGCCGACGCCGTCGTCTCCGACGGCTTCGGTGTCGTCCACCGCAAGCAGGCGAGCGTCTTCGAGCTCGAGAAGCTCCGCCCGAGCGCGGCCGGTCTGCTGATCGCCGCCGAGCTCGAGGTGCTCGACCGACTGACCGAGACCCCCGAGCGCCCCTACGCGGTCGTCCTCGGCGGCTCGAAGGTCTCCGACAAGCTCGGTGTCATCGGTCACCTCCTCCCGCGGGTCGACTCGCTCCTCATCGGCGGCGGCATGCTCTTCACCTTCCTCGCGGCCCTCGGCCACAAGGTCGGGTCGAGCCTGCTCGAGGCCGACCAGATCGAGACCGTGCGGGGTTACCTCGCCGAGGCCGAGCGCCTGGGCGTCGACATCGTCCTCCCGACGGATGTCGTGGTGGCCGAGAAGTTCGGCGGTGACGCCGCCCACGTGGTGACGGCCGCCGACTCGATCGAAGAGACCCCGTTCGGCTCCGCCGGGCTCGGCCTCGACATCGGCCCGGAGACCGCAGCGCGCTTCGCCGAGGTCATCCGTGGTTCGAAGACCGTGTTCTGGAACGGCCCGATGGGCGTGTTCGAGCTCGCTCCGTTCGCGGCGGGTACGCGCACGGTCGCCGAGGCACTCACGCAGGTCGATGGGCTGAGCGTCGTGGGTGGTGGCGACTCCGCCGCCGCCGTTCGTGCGCTCGGGTTCACCGACGAGCAGTTCGGCCACATCTCCACCGGAGGTGGGGCCAGCCTCGAGTTCCTCGAGGGCAAGAAACTTCCCGGACTGGAGGTCCTCGGATGGCTGTGA